The Thermosipho japonicus region ACATTACTCAATTACCTATTTGAATTTATCTTAAGTAAAAAATAAAAAACTCCAACATACACAAATATATCCCCTATACTAATTACGTAATATTCTCTCCATGGAAGCATAACTGGAATCCAATCTCCTAAAAATAATTTCCAAGAAAAGCTATCTACAACTAAATGCCTCATACCAACAGGAAGATTAAACTTTTCAACCCAGCAACTTAAAACTGGCATTTTCCAATTATTAATCATCATAACAAAGGAATTTAAAATTGTTCCAATTGAAATTAATGAAAAACCAGGAATATGCTTGTTTAATATCAACAAAACAAGCAAAAATGCAAAAGAAAGTGGCATTAAAATTTCTCTATAGCTCGGAATCATTTGTAGTATAAAAGGTATGGGAAACAAATAAAAATATCTATAATTTCTTTCTATTACATGTTTAATCCTTTTCGTAAATATAGAAATCAAAAAAGCTATCAAGAATATATATACTATCATATACTACCACCCTCTATTAATTTTAAAAATATATTTACAATTTCAGGGTCAAACATGATACCCGCATTATCTTTTATAAACCCAATCGCTTGCTCTTTCGACCAAGCCTCCCTATATGGTCTATCACTTGTTAAAGCATGATAAACGTCTGCTATCATTAAAATTCTAGACTCTAACGGGATTTCTTCACCACTTATTCCTTCAGGATAACCCTTTCCATCCCATCTTTCATGATGATGTAAGACCCACTTTGCAACTGTATCTTTAAATTCTGTTATCTGACTTAAAATTTCATATCCTTTTTTTGGATGTTCTTTCATTATTTCGTATTCTTCACGGGTTAATTTTCCAGTTTTTGTAACTATAAAGTCAGGTATTCCAATCTTTCCAACATCGTGAAGAAGTCCTGCAATCTCTATCAAATTTAGCTCTTTATCTTGTATTCCTAGCTCCCTTGCTATTGCTACTGAAATCTTTGCTACATTCTCTCCATGCCCAAATGTATAGCTGTCTTTTTCTTCCAAACTCTTTGCAAGCGCAGTAAGTAAATCAAGCTTTGCTTGCCTATATTTTGTCGCATAATAATTTCCAAGCTGTATTCCTATAATTGTAAAAAATGAGACAGGAATTGCA contains the following coding sequences:
- a CDS encoding DUF5317 family protein — protein: MIVYIFLIAFLISIFTKRIKHVIERNYRYFYLFPIPFILQMIPSYREILMPLSFAFLLVLLILNKHIPGFSLISIGTILNSFVMMINNWKMPVLSCWVEKFNLPVGMRHLVVDSFSWKLFLGDWIPVMLPWREYYVISIGDIFVYVGVFYFLLKINSNR